The following coding sequences lie in one Mycobacterium sp. DL440 genomic window:
- a CDS encoding aldehyde dehydrogenase family protein, producing the protein MSAIEERAAVQPQRGGLDELLAAQRRSFIADGPPDVALRRNRIDRLLAMILDNSEDFVAATAADYGSRSRSAAFFAEILGMLSVIEHTRAHVPQWMRATKLMRAARFAGLRAEVLPSPLGVIGVIGPWNFPIQLTVLPAAAAFAAGNRVMIKMSEVTPRTAELMAATAPKYFDPAELQVVTGGPDVAAEFAGLPFDHLFFTGSPSIGELVARAASHNLVPVTLELGGKNPVVVAPGADIERAANRIAQARMVNGGQVCVCPDYVFVPEAGVDRFVAGARKTLTNLFPTIVGNSDYCSSVNQANFDRVVGLIADARAHGARIDSLVPAGEVLPDPVSRKIAPTIVRDVDDRMRIASEEVFGPVLVVRGYSSLTEAVDHINANPSPLVAYWFGPDDADFRHFVGHTRSGGVARNDFAAHMIPSSAPFGGVGRSGTGAYHGKAGFDAFSHYRTVVGSDLPFSVTGQAARPFSASMRVSADLSLRRARSRTASRLKKFR; encoded by the coding sequence ATGAGTGCGATCGAGGAGCGTGCGGCGGTGCAGCCGCAGCGCGGCGGCTTGGATGAGCTGCTGGCTGCTCAGCGCCGGTCTTTCATCGCCGATGGTCCGCCCGATGTCGCGTTGCGCCGCAACCGTATTGACCGGCTGCTCGCGATGATCCTCGACAACTCAGAGGATTTCGTCGCCGCTACCGCGGCCGACTATGGATCACGTTCCCGGTCGGCGGCGTTCTTCGCCGAGATACTCGGCATGCTTTCGGTCATCGAGCACACCAGAGCGCATGTGCCGCAATGGATGCGTGCGACGAAGTTGATGCGGGCCGCCCGATTCGCGGGCCTGCGCGCCGAAGTACTGCCGAGTCCGCTCGGCGTGATCGGCGTGATCGGTCCGTGGAACTTCCCCATCCAACTGACGGTGCTGCCCGCGGCAGCGGCATTCGCAGCAGGCAACCGGGTGATGATCAAGATGTCGGAGGTCACCCCGCGCACCGCCGAGCTGATGGCGGCGACGGCACCGAAGTACTTCGATCCGGCCGAGCTGCAGGTCGTGACCGGTGGGCCGGATGTCGCCGCCGAGTTCGCCGGCCTACCGTTCGACCACCTGTTCTTCACCGGCTCACCCTCGATCGGGGAGTTGGTGGCGCGGGCCGCCTCGCACAACCTGGTTCCGGTGACGTTGGAGCTGGGCGGTAAAAACCCCGTGGTGGTGGCGCCCGGCGCCGACATCGAACGGGCCGCGAACCGAATCGCCCAGGCGCGCATGGTCAATGGCGGTCAGGTGTGTGTATGCCCGGACTATGTCTTCGTTCCCGAGGCTGGGGTCGACCGGTTCGTCGCAGGGGCGCGCAAGACCTTGACCAATCTGTTTCCCACCATCGTGGGCAATTCCGATTACTGCTCCTCGGTGAACCAGGCCAATTTCGACCGCGTCGTCGGCCTGATCGCCGACGCGCGTGCGCACGGCGCCCGGATCGATTCCCTCGTACCGGCGGGGGAGGTGCTGCCAGATCCGGTGTCCCGCAAGATCGCTCCCACCATCGTGCGGGACGTCGATGACCGGATGCGGATCGCGAGCGAAGAGGTGTTCGGGCCGGTGCTGGTGGTTCGCGGCTACTCCAGCCTCACCGAGGCGGTCGACCACATCAACGCCAACCCGTCACCGTTGGTGGCGTACTGGTTCGGCCCTGACGACGCCGACTTCAGGCATTTCGTCGGCCACACCCGCAGCGGTGGAGTGGCCCGCAATGATTTTGCCGCGCACATGATTCCGTCCAGTGCCCCGTTCGGCGGCGTCGGCCGCAGCGGGACCGGCGCCTACCACGGCAAGGCCGGCTTCGATGCGTTCAGCCACTACCGCACCGTGGTCGGCAGCGACCTGCCGTTCAGTGTCACGGGTCAGGCGGCCAGGCCGTTCAGCGCGTCCATGCGGGTCAGCGCGGACCTCAGTCTGCGTCGAGCCCGTAGCCGAACCGCCTCGAGGCTCAAGAAGTTTCGCTGA
- a CDS encoding SDR family oxidoreductase, which yields MSQARRIIVVGAGSGIGAATATHFFEQGDHVLAVDVRTNDTPASEHATCDLRDATDIARFLSEIGDGWDMLAHVAGVPGTAPAADVLKVNYLGMRLMTEGMLPLLRHGGSIVTVASTAALGWQQRIDILDGLLQLTDGDAVAQWQTGQDPDFPVYTTSKQAAILFAKRVAGPAWAKYGVRVNTVSPGPVETPILTDFEQTMGKDVLDLVRATVGRHATVDDVVPLIAFLASPEARWINGQDIQVDAGFIASMSNGAPIPL from the coding sequence ATGTCGCAAGCACGCAGAATCATCGTCGTCGGAGCCGGGTCCGGGATCGGAGCGGCCACCGCGACGCACTTCTTCGAGCAGGGCGACCATGTACTCGCAGTCGACGTGCGCACCAATGACACCCCGGCCTCGGAGCACGCGACCTGCGACCTCCGGGACGCCACCGACATCGCCCGATTCTTGAGCGAGATCGGTGATGGCTGGGACATGCTCGCCCACGTCGCCGGGGTTCCGGGCACCGCACCCGCGGCCGACGTCCTCAAGGTCAACTACCTCGGCATGCGCCTGATGACCGAGGGCATGCTGCCACTCCTGCGGCACGGCGGCTCGATCGTCACGGTGGCGTCGACCGCGGCCCTGGGCTGGCAGCAACGCATCGACATCCTCGATGGGCTTCTCCAGCTGACCGATGGGGATGCGGTGGCGCAGTGGCAGACCGGACAGGATCCGGATTTCCCCGTCTACACCACCTCCAAGCAGGCCGCGATCCTGTTCGCCAAGCGGGTGGCGGGCCCGGCGTGGGCCAAGTACGGGGTCCGGGTCAACACCGTCAGCCCAGGGCCGGTCGAGACGCCGATCCTGACCGATTTCGAACAAACCATGGGCAAAGACGTGCTGGATCTGGTCCGTGCCACAGTCGGCCGGCACGCCACCGTCGACGACGTGGTTCCGCTGATCGCCTTCCTGGCCTCCCCCGAGGCGCGTTGGATCAACGGTCAGGATATCCAGGTCGACGCCGGTTTCATCGCGTCGATGAGCAATGGGGCACCGATCCCACTCTGA